A stretch of the Aegilops tauschii subsp. strangulata cultivar AL8/78 chromosome 4, Aet v6.0, whole genome shotgun sequence genome encodes the following:
- the LOC109759356 gene encoding glucan endo-1,3-beta-glucosidase 8: protein MAGVAVAPRLVLLLLLAVAGLPAAVGLGVNWGTMASHQLPPSTVVRMLQDNGIKKVKLFDADAEPLGALAGSGIEVMVAIPNKMLDMMTDYDTAREWVHKNVSAYNFGGGVNIRYVAVGNEPFLSSLNGTFLNVTLPALQNIQKALDEAGVGDTVKATVPLNADVYQSPKDNQVPSAGRFRPEISGLMTEIVQFLNQSGAPFTVNIYPYLSLYGNDDFPLDFAFFDGASSPVVDGNIQYTNVFDANFDTLVSALTAAGVGGLPVIVGEVGWPTDGEKHATAAYAQRFYTGLFRKLAGNAGTPLRPNQYIEIYLFSLIDEDVKSVDPGYFERHWGVMRYDGQPKYAMDPTGQGRNTALVGARGVEYLPRVWCVLNANAANMSKLADSVGYACTNADCTSLSLGSTCNGMDAAGNASYAFNAYFQVQDQDEVACGFDGLAVSTRQDPSTGTCNFTIQLETTSAAGRPTVLLTTALVALVLVAMVTML, encoded by the exons ATGGCGGGCGTGGCTGTGGCGCCGCGGCtggtgcttctgctgctgctggcCGTCGCCGGGCTTCCGGCGGCCGTGGGGCTCGGGGTGAACTGGGGCACGATGGCGTCGCACCAGCTGCCGCCCAGCACCGTGGTGCGGATGCTGCAGGACAATGGCATCAAGAAGGTGAAGCTGTTCGACGCGGACGCGGAGCCGCTGGGCGCGCTCGCCGGCTCCGGCATCGAGGTCATGGTGGCCATCCCCAACAAGATGCTCGACATGATGACCGACTACGACACCGCCAGGGAGTGGGTGCACAAGAACGTCAGCGCATACAACTTCGGCGGCGGCGTCAACATCCG ATATGTTGCCGTCGGGAATGAGCCGTTTCTGTCGTCCCTGAATGGCACCTTCCTGAATGTCACGCTCCCGGCCCTGCAGAACATCCAGAAGGCCCTTGACGAGGCCGGCGTTGGCGACACCGTCAAGGCCACCGTGCCGCTGAACGCCGACGTGTACCAGTCCCCCAAGGACAACCAGGTGCCGTCGGCCGGGCGGTTCCGGCCGGAGATCTCCGGCCTCATGACGGAGATCGTGCAGTTCCTCAACCAGAGCGGCGCGCCCTTCACGGTCAACATCTACCCGTACCTAAGCCTGTACGGCAACGACGACTTCCCGCTCGACTTCGCCTTCTTCGACGGCGCCAGCAGCCCCGTGGTCGACGGCAACATCCAGTACACCAACGTGTTCGACGCCAACTTCGACACGCTCGTGTCGGCGCTCACAGCGGCCGGCGTAGGCGGCCTGCCGGTGATCGTCGGTGAGGTCGGCTGGCCGACCGACGGCGAAAAGCACGCCACGGCCGCCTACGCGCAGCGGTTCTACACGGGCCTGTTCCGGAAGCTGGCGGGCAACGCCGGCACACCTCTGCGGCCCAACCAGTACATCGAGATCTACCTCTTCAGCCTCATCGACGAGGACGTCAAGAGCGTGGATCCGGGCTACTTCGAGCGGCACTGGGGCGTGATGCGGTACGATGGCCAGCCCAAGTACGCCATGGACCCGACCGGGCAGGGCCGGAACACGGCGCTGGTGGGGGCCCGAGGCGTGGAGTACCTCCCACGGGTGTGGTGCGTGCTCAACGCCAACGCGGCCAACATGAGCAAGCTCGCGGACAGCGTGGGCTACGCGTGCACCAACGCCGACTGCACCTCGCTCAGCCTCGGGTCGACGTGCAACGGCATGGACGCCGCGGGGAACGCCTCCTACGCCTTCAATGCCTACTTCCAGGTGCAGGACCAGGACGAGGTGGCGTGCGGCTTCGACGGGCTCGCCGTGAGCACGCGCCAggacccctccacgggcacctgCAACTTCACCATACAACTCGAGACCACCTCGGCGGCGGGACGGCCGACGGTACTCTTGACGACGGCCCTGGTCGCCTTGGTTCTTGTGGCCATGGTGACCATGCTCTGA